In Drosophila innubila isolate TH190305 chromosome 2R unlocalized genomic scaffold, UK_Dinn_1.0 1_C_2R, whole genome shotgun sequence, the following are encoded in one genomic region:
- the LOC117785753 gene encoding uncharacterized protein LOC117785753, whose amino-acid sequence MRKHCISVHNWIVPLIVTILLLLQLVSGEQQAEDHRIQRRFMWQQMDNSVMGGLMGRMFKGPARAMKTMFGDLLPSTSGYAKNMMDFLPTETTRVKYVIRDPHTNKPMKIIKMRGSHKKLVKLMRPLPKPAVTEPSLLQYENRMRQLEKEQEMIVEGKAPVSSDEALLDKYFKPPNSHPNSNEIISGKIMEYQSWKPVYKSGEQPTSFVTSRPQPLTRLHTNIAASHENYGNHELLPKPEKLVGHRPNLEENEEEDDDFEQVEDENELAKQQGHQYEVTEHTGEASGEVHAMAPMEGGFVPSHVYHSNPNPNSSNRNHPISIIQVPRPRSRFGNNLSTSSTTTSTTTTTEAPNYPAGFLKKFRERERERERERESTTAHTKAKNKSRSKHQHREQNTNKESTDNVSFSMSSLRARLQDQQRLTKQEEHNAEMEAALEEAMHGDKWPTEVQQGGSYLTSPIGPSAVAFEQPFKLPRTEYKRQRKDLTQRGSIKFNDNPNFEEM is encoded by the exons ATGAGGAAGCATTGT ATTTCAGTTCATAACTGGATTGTGCCACTCATAGTGAcaattttgctgctgcttcagcTGGTGAGTGGAGAACAACAGGCGGAGGATCACAG AATTCAACGTCGTTTTATGTGGCAACAAATGGACAACTCGGTGATGGGCGGACTCATGGGACGCATGTTCAAAGGACCTGCCAGGGCCATGAAGACCATGTTCGGTGATCTATTGCCCAGCACATCAGGCTATGCCAAGAACATGATGGACTTTCTGCCCACGGAGACGACACGCGTGAAATATGTTATTCGCGATCCGCACACAAACAAACCCATGAAGATAATCAAGATGCGTGGCTCGCATAAAAAGCTGGTGAAGCTGATGAGGCCATTGCCAAAGCCGGCGGTAACAGAGCCCAGTTTGCTGCAGTATGAGAATCGAATGCGTCAACTGGAGAAGGAGCAGGAAATGATTGTCGAGGGCAAGGCGCCGGTGAGCAGCGATGAGGCGCTTTTGGATAAATATTTCAAGCCGCCAAATTCGCATCCCAACAGCAATGAGATTATCTCGGGCAAGATTATGGAGTATCAGAGCTGGAAGCCCGTTTACAAGTCCGGTGAGCAGCCGACCTCCTTTGTCACTTCACGGCCACAGCCCCTGACGAGATTACACACAAACATTGCCGCCAGCCATGAGAATTATGGAAATCATGAGCTGTTGCCAAAGCCAGAGAAGCTGGTGGGACATCGTCCCAACTTGGAGGAGAacgaggaggaggatgatGATTTCGAGCAAGTCGAGGATGAAAACGAGCTGGCCAAGCAACAAGGACACCAATACGAGGTGACCGAGCATACGGGCGAGGCGAGTGGCGAAGTTCATGCAATGGCGCCCATGGAAGGCGGCTTTGTTCCCTCTCATGTGTATCACAGCAATCCCAATCCGAATTCCAGCAATCGTAACCATCCCATTAGCATCATCCAAGTGCCACGACCGCGCAGTCGATTTGGCAATAATCtcagcaccagcagcaccacGACAAGCACAACCACCACCACCGAGGCGCCCAATTATCCCGCCGGCTTTCTCAAAAAGTTCCGGgagcgggaacgggaacgtGAACGGGAACGTGAATCGACAACTGCCCatacaaaagccaaaaacaagTCCAGATCAAAGCATCAGCACAGGGAGCAAAACACCAATAAAGAGAGCACGGATAACGTTAGCTTTTCCATGAGCAGTCTACGGGCACGCCTCCAGGACCAGCAGCGGCTGACCAAGCAGGAGGAGCACAATGCCGAAATGGAGGCAGCGCTGGAGGAGGCCATGCATGGCGACAAGTGGCCAACGGAGGTGCAACAAGGTGGCAGCTATCTCACCAGTCCCATTGGACCCAGCGCTGTGGCCTTTGAGCAGCCCTTCAAGCTGCCCCGCACCGAGTACAAGCGACAGCGCAAGGATCTGACACAACGAGGATCGATTAAGTTTAACGATAATCCCAATTTTGAGGAGATGTAG